Proteins found in one Salvia splendens isolate huo1 chromosome 10, SspV2, whole genome shotgun sequence genomic segment:
- the LOC121750820 gene encoding ERI1 exoribonuclease 3-like produces MMISLDHKDAMQSNHETSIKKIQNAGYLCSPSHKTAYFEGFPELHDDAPVRTGSNSGSGSGSGSGAIDQDCPLSSEPVEPLEESTKRPLYYHDFGKWSRNPGCNNALMCHLNVFHAHFHPSAMNYRFQRVPAHMMAQSYLHDKQFQDFQYFVVIDFEATCDKERVPYPQEIIEFPSVIVSSITGQLEDSFQTYVRPTCNQHLTDFCKDLTGIQQIQVDRGVSLSEALLSHDKWLENKGIKNANFAIVTWSDWDCQVMLESECRFKQIRKPPYFNRWIDLRVPFREVFGGGRCNLKEAVEKAGLSWQGRAHCGLDDARNTACLLALLMHRGFKFSITNSLTRDEPLMTNAPPEKPVFIAPRAQRQHQNPFCYCGVKSSKGIVRKPGPRQGSIFFGCGNWTAARGALCQYFQWASL; encoded by the exons ATGCTATGCAGAGTAACCATGAGACTTCAATAAAAAAGATTCAAAATGCGGGTTACTTGTGTTCTCCATCACATAAAACGGCCTACTTTGAAGGTTTTCCAGAGTTGCATGATGATGCCCCTGTTCGAACAGGTTCAAATTCAGGTTCAGGTTCAGGTTCAGGTTCGGGTGCTATAGATCAAGATTGCCCCTTAAGCAGTGAGCCTGTAGAACCTCTTGAGGAATCTACGAAGAGGCCCTTATATTATCACGACTTTGGCAAATGGTCTAGGAATCCTGGCTGTAACAATGCTCTTATGTGCCACCTGAATGTCTTTCATGCCCACTTTCACCCTTCTGCAATGAACTACAGATTTCAGCGTGTCCCAGCACATATGATGGCTCAGAGTTATCTACATGATAAACAATTCCAAGATTTCCAATATTTTGTTGTCATCGACTTTGAGGCCACATGTGACAAAGAAAGAGTTCCTTATCCACAAGAGATTATTGAGTTTCCATCTGTGATAGTCAGCAGCATTACCGGACAGCTAGAAGACAGCTTTCAGACGTATGTTCGCCCGACTTGTAATCAACACCTAACTGATTTCTGCAAAGATCTGACGGGCATACAGCAAATCCAG GTTGACCGTGGAGTTTCGCTAAGTGAAGCTCTTCTCAGCCACGACAAATGGCTTGAAAACAAAGGAATAAAGAATGCCAACTTCGCGATAGTAACATGGTCTGATTGGGATTGCCAGGTGATGTTGGAATCCGAGTGCCGCTTCAAACAAATCCGAAAGCCTCCATATTTCAACCG ATGGATCGATTTGCGAGTCCCCTTTCGCGAGGTGTTCGGTGGGGGGAGGTGCAACCTGAAAGAGGCAGTCGAGAAGGCTGGCCTATCGTGGCAAGGCCGTGCTCACTGTGGACTGGACGACGCCAGAAACACTGCCTGCCTTCTGGCTTTGCTCATGCACAGGGGGTTCAAGTTCTCCATCACCAACTCACTCACTCGCGACGAACCCTTGATGACCAACGCGCCACCAGAAAAGCCGGTTTTCATCGCGCCACGTGCACAAAGGCAGCACCAGAACCCGTTTTGTTACTGTGGGGTGAAAAGCAGCAAAGGGATAGTGAGGAAACCAGGTCCTAGGCAAGGGAGCATCTTCTTTGGATGTGGGAATTGGACAGCTGCAAGAGGTGCCCTTTGCCAATACTTCCAATGGGCTTCTTTGTGA
- the LOC121753302 gene encoding cytochrome P450 98A2-like, which translates to MAFLLLLLLLFLPFPALILLHHLYYRLRFRLPPGPRPLPVVGNLYDIKPVRFRCFADWANTYGPIISVWFGTTLNVVVCNTELAKEVLKEKDQQLADRHRSRSAAKFSRDGQDLIWADYGPHYVKVRKVCTLELFTPKRLEALRPIREDEVSAMVESIYNDCISPDNSGKSLLVKKYLGAVAFNNITRLAFGKRFVNSEGIIDKQGQEFKAIVSNGLKLGASLAMAEHIPWLRWMFPLDEDAFAKHGARRDNLTREIMEEHMLAREKGGGAQQHFFDALLTLKDKYDLSEDTIIGLLWDMITAGMDTTAISVEWAMAELIKNPRVQQKAQEELDRVIGYERVITELDFSNLPYLQSVAKEALRLHPPTPLMLPHRANSSVKVGGYDIPKGSNVHVNVWAVARDPAVWKNPSEFRPERFLEEDVDMKGHDFRLLPFGAGRRVCPGAQLGINLVTSMIAHLLHHFNWAPPNGISTEDINMGENPGLVTYMRTPLEAVPTPRLPATLYKRIAADM; encoded by the exons ATGGcttttctccttcttcttctcctcctcttcctcccttTTCCTGCCCTAatcctcctccaccacctctACTACCGCCTCCGATTCCGCCTCCCCCCGGGCCCCCGCCCCCTCCCCGTCGTCGGCAACCTCTACGACATCAAGCCCGTCCGCTTCCGCTGCTTCGCCGACTGGGCCAACACCTACGGCCCGATCATCTCCGTCTGGTTCGGAACAACCCTAAACGTCGTCGTCTGCAACACCGAATTGGCTAAGGAGGTACTCAAGGAGAAGGATCAGCAGCTCGCCGACCGACACCGCAGCCGCTCCGCCGCCAAATTCAGCCGCGACGGCCAGGATCTGATCTGGGCGGATTACGGGCCCCACTATGTTAAAGTGAGGAAGGTGTGTACATTAGAGCTGTTTACCCCCAAACGCCTCGAGGCGTTGAGGCCAATTCGGGAGGATGAAGTCTCCGCCATGGTTGAGTCGATCTACAATGACTGCATTTCTCCCG ATAACTCAGGGAAGAGCTTGTTGGTTAAGAAGTATCTTGGAGCTGTGGCATTCAACAACATTACAAGACTTGCGTTTGGGAAACGATTTGTGAATTCTGAAGGGATAATAGACAAACAAGGTCAGGAATTCAAGGCCATTGTTTCGAATGGATTAAAGCTCGGTGCATCCCTAGCTATGGCCGAGCATATCCCATGGCTCCGTTGGATGTTCCCACTGGATGAAGATGCGTTTGCCAAACATGGAGCGCGTAGGGACAATCTCACTCGTGAGATCATGGAAGAGCACATGCTTGCTCGCGAAAAAGGTGGAGGAGCCCAACAGCACTTCTTTGATGCTTTGCTGACACTAAAAGATAAATATGATCTGAGTGAGGATACCATTATTGGCCTTCTCTGG GACATGATCACTGCTGGAATGGACACAACTGCAATATCTGTCGAATGGGCCATGGCCGAGCTGATCAAGAATCCGAGGGTCCAACAAAAGGCTCAGGAAGAGCTAGACCGTGTAATTGGCTATGAACGAGTGATCACTGAGCTGGACTTCTCAAACCTTCCCTATCTGCAAAGTGTAGCCAAGGAAGCACTGAGGTTGCATCCTCCAACCCCTCTCATGCTTCCTCACCGTGCCAACAGCAGCGTGAAGGTCGGCGGCTACGACATCCCCAAGGGATCAAACGTGCACGTCAATGTATGGGCAGTGGCGCGTGATCCTGCAGTATGGAAGAACCCCTCAGAATTCAGGCCAGAGAGGTTCCTCGAGGAGGATGTTGATATGAAGGGACATGATTTCCGTCTCCTTCCCTTTGGTGCCGGAAGAAGAGTATGTCCCGGTGCCCAGCTAGGTATCAATCTGGTCACATCCATGATCGCCCACCTCTTGCACCACTTCAACTGGGCTCCTCCGAATGGAATCAGCACGGAGGATATCAACATGGGAGAGAATCCCGGTCTCGTGACCTATATGCGGACGCCATTGGAGGCTGTTCCTACTCCTAGATTACCTGCCACTCTGTACAAGCGTATTGCAGCGGACATGTAA